A portion of the Sebastes fasciatus isolate fSebFas1 chromosome 2, fSebFas1.pri, whole genome shotgun sequence genome contains these proteins:
- the hypk gene encoding huntingtin-interacting protein K → MAAEGDVDLDLEAEENCTGKPAEKPRKHDSGAADLERVTDYAEEKEISSSDLETAMSVIGDRRSREQKAKQEREKELAKVTIKKEDVELIMSEMEISRSVAERSLREHMGNVVEALVALTN, encoded by the exons ATGGCGGCAGAAGGAGACGTAGATCTGGACCTGGAGGCGGAGGAGAACTGTACGGGGAAACCCGCAGAGAAGCCCCGCAAACATGACAGCGGAGCCGCGGACCTGGAGAGAGTCACGGACTACGCGGAGGAGAAAGAAATCTCCAGCTCGGACCTGGAAACG gCCATGTCAGTGATCGGAGACAGAAGGTCACGAGAACAGAAAGCCAAACAGGAGAG AGAAAAAGAGTTGGCCAAAGTCACCATCAAGAAAGAGGACGTGGAACTAATT aTGTCAGAGATGGAGATCTCGAGGTCCGTGGCGGAACGCAGTCTGAGGGAACACATGGGGAACGTGGTGGAAGCTCTGGTGGCTCTGACCAACTGA